One stretch of Candidatus Bathyarchaeia archaeon DNA includes these proteins:
- a CDS encoding carbon-nitrogen hydrolase family protein produces the protein MKVEALKVSLIHMKVRSDLQENLDAAQAGIRQAAKQNPAFIALPEYFSVPNNMEHFTDAAAISRQTYRATWEFLARMSREFPDVYLMGGTVLEEEDGKFYNTSSLWHGGSLVVKYHKRNPIKAELDAGVSRGDKPVVVDTEHCKVGMLVCADMFDPPTIKAVADLGAELVFLPVAAMGTHPPVKGHPLTFKLAMENGIYLIKIGNVSSNARGGRSAFITPWGIEQEVSDALEDSVLTKDFDLEKLREYRSSLKR, from the coding sequence GTGAAGGTTGAAGCCTTGAAAGTAAGCCTAATTCACATGAAAGTCCGCAGTGACCTTCAAGAAAACCTCGACGCGGCGCAAGCAGGCATACGTCAAGCCGCCAAGCAGAACCCCGCGTTTATTGCGTTGCCAGAGTATTTTTCGGTGCCTAACAACATGGAGCACTTCACCGACGCAGCCGCCATAAGCCGCCAAACCTACCGTGCCACATGGGAGTTTTTGGCGCGGATGAGCCGCGAATTCCCAGACGTTTACTTGATGGGTGGCACGGTTTTGGAGGAGGAAGACGGCAAATTCTACAACACCAGCAGCCTCTGGCATGGTGGCAGCCTGGTTGTTAAGTATCACAAGCGGAACCCCATTAAAGCTGAACTTGACGCGGGCGTGAGTCGAGGCGACAAACCCGTCGTCGTTGACACAGAGCATTGCAAGGTGGGGATGCTGGTTTGTGCGGACATGTTTGACCCCCCAACCATTAAAGCTGTCGCGGACTTGGGCGCGGAACTGGTTTTTCTGCCTGTCGCCGCCATGGGCACGCACCCGCCAGTGAAGGGGCACCCGTTAACGTTCAAGTTGGCGATGGAAAACGGCATTTACCTCATCAAAATTGGCAACGTCAGCAGCAACGCTCGGGGCGGACGAAGCGCATTCATCACCCCATGGGGCATAGAACAAGAAGTATCTGACGCGTTGGAGGATTCGGTGCTGACCAAGGATTTTGATTTGGAAAAGCTGCGGGAGTATAGGAGTTCGCTAAAACGCTAA
- a CDS encoding diphthine--ammonia ligase encodes MKVVAAWSGGKDSCFAYYKALKEGLDVTSLVTFMRDENMSNFHGIRSDLLNAQVKALNKPLVKRITTPSTYEQLFKETLLQLKDHGVEGLVTGDIYEVAGHEERWLERVLSEVGLKPIRPLWQGNTTEIFKEFIAAGFKATVVRTKLPVLGEEWLGRQLNAEFLSDIQKHPNVDPCGEGGEYHTVVTDGPIFNSSIELTKTSKLSVGGFGRLEILDFKVNPKS; translated from the coding sequence GTGAAAGTTGTTGCCGCGTGGAGTGGAGGAAAAGACAGCTGTTTTGCATACTATAAAGCGTTAAAGGAAGGTTTAGATGTTACGAGCCTTGTCACTTTTATGCGTGACGAGAATATGTCGAATTTTCACGGCATACGCTCTGACCTTCTGAATGCGCAGGTTAAGGCTTTGAATAAGCCGCTGGTTAAACGCATCACAACCCCAAGCACCTACGAGCAACTGTTCAAAGAAACCCTGCTTCAACTCAAAGACCACGGCGTCGAAGGCTTAGTCACCGGCGACATCTACGAGGTCGCAGGACACGAAGAACGCTGGCTAGAACGCGTCCTCAGCGAAGTCGGTTTAAAACCAATCAGGCCGCTGTGGCAGGGAAACACCACCGAAATCTTCAAAGAATTCATCGCCGCAGGCTTTAAAGCCACCGTGGTGCGAACCAAACTGCCCGTGTTAGGCGAAGAATGGCTAGGCAGGCAACTGAACGCAGAATTCCTCTCCGACATCCAAAAACATCCTAACGTGGATCCCTGCGGCGAAGGCGGCGAATACCACACCGTAGTCACTGACGGACCCATCTTTAACAGCAGCATCGAACTTACAAAAACCAGCAAGCTCTCAGTCGGCGGCTTTGGACGCTTAGAAATTCTGGACTTCAAAGTCAACCCAAAAAGTTAG
- the cobS gene encoding adenosylcobinamide-GDP ribazoletransferase codes for MWKEVKNLFAFLTVIPVRMDMDCLTDSAKLMWFFPLVGAFLGLLAGLFGWAVSFVLPTLVTGVLAVGVLLLLTGLHHADGLLDFGDAVMYQGTAERKIEIMHDQLTGAGAIGLGLMTYLVTALAVGALGQTVTYGGFAVPVILPALIVVEMSAKLSMVVCTWAGKAVHTGMNSPFMEAMHGKHGSLRLAAALAVSLAVAVPLLWIAGAVTVITAVVAGLVMVAIAHRHFGGVTGDVLGATNELTRMVCVVVLLAVLP; via the coding sequence ATGTGGAAAGAAGTCAAAAACCTCTTTGCGTTTCTTACGGTTATCCCTGTCCGTATGGATATGGATTGCCTGACGGATTCAGCTAAGCTCATGTGGTTTTTTCCGTTAGTGGGCGCCTTTTTGGGGCTGCTGGCGGGCTTGTTCGGCTGGGCAGTCAGCTTTGTTCTCCCAACGTTGGTCACTGGCGTGTTGGCTGTTGGCGTTTTGCTTTTGCTTACGGGGCTGCATCACGCCGATGGACTGCTGGATTTTGGCGACGCCGTCATGTATCAGGGCACGGCGGAACGAAAAATCGAAATCATGCACGACCAACTCACAGGCGCAGGCGCAATCGGCTTAGGCTTAATGACCTATCTTGTCACCGCCTTAGCAGTTGGCGCACTTGGGCAAACCGTTACCTACGGCGGCTTCGCGGTTCCTGTAATTCTGCCCGCCCTTATCGTGGTGGAAATGTCCGCCAAGCTATCCATGGTTGTATGCACTTGGGCAGGCAAAGCCGTCCACACAGGCATGAACTCCCCCTTCATGGAAGCCATGCACGGCAAACACGGCAGCTTACGATTGGCAGCGGCGTTGGCGGTGTCTTTGGCGGTTGCGGTGCCGCTTCTGTGGATTGCAGGGGCTGTTACGGTCATAACTGCGGTGGTTGCTGGGCTTGTGATGGTGGCGATTGCGCATCGGCATTTTGGGGGCGTAACAGGCGACGTTTTAGGCGCAACAAACGAACTTACCCGCATGGTCTGCGTGGTTGTCCTGCTGGCGGTGTTGCCATGA
- a CDS encoding coproporphyrinogen-III oxidase family protein, with product MPKGLLLTKDAKNLLPNQTKWPYPKIEHWPPMTYRNCTTPNPEQLANFTQLLSQENKTGGNKELQPWIPFCDGRCAFCYFPINCEKQTIALYMEAMKKALSTYAQTRYVQSSVFGEIYVGGGSPSVLNQDQIGDMLQFCRKNFHLTSDCTTKFTACTNNLSEAKISSLAANKVDQLDIGIQTFDDSLRQMLLLRDSSHDAKEKLRRCKKHGLRVSIDLLYNLPSQTTNQWLEDVKQALELDVESVDCYPLELYSETVLAKKIASGEVPQPSGDEKELEMYMEAYQLFKAHGYLPTCHNRFSRIKEDFKEAASEVVGTGAGFFMGNMGGFIFSDLEDIKSYIAAVEEGKLPIARLTTTSPQQEMLRAMMLLYIREPVDREKFKTQFGKLPEEAFPATLQMLHQKGLVQTQDGKIYLTEKGDPWRVNVAWEFFNEMQQ from the coding sequence ATGCCTAAAGGGTTGCTCTTAACAAAGGATGCCAAAAACTTGCTGCCCAACCAAACCAAATGGCCTTACCCAAAAATCGAACACTGGCCCCCCATGACCTACAGAAACTGCACCACCCCCAACCCCGAACAGTTAGCCAACTTCACGCAGCTACTCAGCCAAGAAAACAAAACAGGCGGAAACAAAGAACTACAACCCTGGATTCCCTTCTGCGACGGCAGATGCGCCTTCTGCTATTTCCCCATAAACTGCGAAAAACAAACCATCGCCCTATACATGGAAGCAATGAAAAAAGCCCTTTCAACCTACGCCCAAACCAGATACGTCCAGAGCAGCGTTTTTGGCGAGATTTACGTTGGCGGAGGCAGCCCCAGCGTCTTAAACCAAGACCAAATCGGGGACATGCTACAGTTTTGCCGAAAAAACTTTCACTTAACCAGCGATTGTACCACCAAATTCACCGCCTGCACAAACAACCTTTCGGAAGCAAAAATCAGCAGTTTAGCAGCCAACAAAGTCGACCAACTCGACATAGGTATCCAAACGTTTGATGATTCTCTGCGCCAGATGCTTCTGCTCCGTGACAGCAGCCACGACGCCAAAGAGAAGCTGCGGCGCTGCAAAAAACACGGATTACGGGTCAGCATTGATTTACTGTATAATTTGCCCTCGCAGACCACAAACCAGTGGCTCGAAGACGTTAAGCAGGCTTTAGAGTTGGATGTGGAAAGCGTAGACTGCTACCCTTTGGAGTTGTATTCTGAAACGGTTCTTGCCAAAAAAATCGCCTCCGGAGAGGTGCCGCAGCCAAGCGGCGACGAAAAAGAACTAGAGATGTATATGGAAGCATACCAACTGTTCAAGGCACACGGGTATCTGCCAACTTGCCACAACCGTTTTTCCCGCATCAAAGAGGACTTCAAAGAAGCAGCCTCAGAAGTGGTCGGCACTGGCGCAGGCTTTTTCATGGGCAACATGGGCGGCTTTATCTTCTCTGACTTAGAAGACATCAAAAGCTACATCGCAGCTGTTGAAGAAGGTAAACTTCCAATAGCCCGCTTAACCACCACGTCGCCTCAGCAGGAGATGCTTAGAGCCATGATGCTTTTGTACATTCGGGAGCCTGTTGACCGCGAGAAATTTAAGACGCAGTTTGGCAAGTTACCTGAAGAAGCATTCCCCGCTACCCTGCAGATGCTTCACCAGAAAGGGCTGGTACAGACTCAGGACGGAAAAATTTACCTGACCGAGAAAGGGGACCCTTGGCGGGTAAATGTAGCATGGGAGTTCTTTAACGAGATGCAGCAGTGA
- a CDS encoding phosphatidylglycerophosphatase A gives MKSEIKLPMLTYLEEKGVTLQDLLDTALEFYVPHPGVETKEKATQTLTREFLDALTDPNIATLITAAYLAQEAAEAGKIPGLTQEVFLGRPGLVADELIGMAVAGYIAGARGLFEFTRFDQAKPGILKKLGPISNDAIGGLIAGVSSNMYTQAVRSLK, from the coding sequence ATGAAATCGGAAATCAAGCTGCCGATGTTGACGTATCTGGAAGAAAAAGGCGTAACCCTTCAAGACCTCCTCGATACTGCACTGGAGTTTTATGTTCCTCATCCAGGGGTGGAAACCAAAGAGAAAGCCACCCAAACATTAACCAGAGAGTTTCTTGACGCATTAACAGACCCCAACATAGCCACACTGATAACAGCAGCCTACTTGGCGCAGGAAGCTGCAGAGGCAGGGAAAATCCCAGGTTTAACACAAGAAGTGTTTCTGGGGCGCCCAGGGCTAGTAGCCGACGAACTCATCGGCATGGCAGTTGCAGGCTACATCGCAGGTGCACGGGGGCTGTTTGAGTTCACGCGGTTTGACCAAGCAAAACCGGGAATTCTGAAAAAACTGGGTCCAATAAGCAATGACGCCATCGGCGGACTCATTGCAGGCGTCTCCTCAAACATGTACACCCAAGCCGTCCGCTCCCTCAAATAG
- a CDS encoding ABC transporter ATP-binding protein, translating into MVNLKIEGVDCFYESVKILENVHFTVKTGTFLGILGPNGSGKTTLLKSISRVLKPRKGAILIDNSDVYKMKIGEVARSMAVVPQDSSVAFSFTALQVVLMGRAPHLSRLQSESEKDLNIAKQAMEYTYTWNLADRLVTELSGGERQRVIIARALTQEPKILLLDEPTSHLDICNQLEIMDLLKQLCNEKKLLIVGVFHDFNLAARYCDSLILLKDGKIVAAGAASETLTNENIKDVFGIDVIVNKHPVTDLPFVIPVSKPKGQKQKELSVHVICGAGTGSTLMRILTESGYNVTTGVLNLLDTDFQTAQYLKVPVASEAPFSPVTEKAQKANFDMIAQANIVVLTSVPFGLGNLVNLEAAKAALKRGTPTYVLEEVPIEVRDFTDGKAKAMYEELKQLGAIIVKSQDELLHLLHISEEKTKPDLLEPALVADHLKSNLASKETDITNKTKA; encoded by the coding sequence ATGGTAAACTTGAAGATTGAAGGTGTCGACTGCTTCTACGAGTCAGTGAAGATTCTGGAAAACGTACATTTCACGGTTAAAACCGGCACGTTTCTGGGCATCTTAGGACCCAACGGCTCAGGCAAAACCACCCTACTCAAAAGCATAAGCCGCGTGCTTAAACCACGCAAAGGCGCCATCCTAATTGATAACTCTGATGTGTACAAGATGAAGATTGGTGAAGTTGCCCGAAGCATGGCGGTGGTTCCTCAGGACAGTTCTGTTGCCTTCAGCTTCACTGCCCTGCAAGTTGTCCTCATGGGGCGTGCACCTCACCTTTCTAGGCTTCAAAGCGAAAGCGAAAAAGACCTCAACATTGCCAAGCAAGCCATGGAATACACCTACACTTGGAATTTAGCTGACCGTCTGGTGACTGAATTGAGCGGAGGCGAACGGCAACGGGTAATAATCGCACGCGCCCTCACGCAGGAACCCAAGATTCTGCTGCTCGACGAGCCCACAAGCCACCTAGACATATGCAACCAACTGGAAATCATGGACCTTCTCAAACAGCTTTGCAACGAGAAAAAGCTGCTGATTGTGGGCGTCTTTCACGACTTCAACCTAGCCGCTCGATACTGCGACTCCCTTATCCTGCTGAAAGATGGCAAAATCGTTGCCGCGGGTGCAGCATCGGAAACCTTGACCAATGAAAACATTAAAGACGTTTTCGGAATCGACGTTATCGTAAACAAGCATCCCGTCACAGATTTACCCTTTGTCATTCCCGTTTCAAAACCCAAAGGTCAAAAACAAAAAGAACTGTCCGTACACGTCATTTGCGGCGCGGGCACAGGCAGCACGCTGATGCGCATCTTGACGGAATCAGGCTACAACGTCACCACAGGAGTGCTAAACCTGTTGGATACGGATTTCCAGACGGCACAATACCTTAAGGTTCCCGTAGCCTCTGAGGCGCCGTTTTCCCCTGTTACTGAGAAAGCGCAAAAAGCAAATTTTGACATGATTGCTCAGGCAAACATTGTAGTTTTGACTTCGGTGCCGTTTGGACTGGGCAACTTGGTGAATTTAGAGGCGGCAAAAGCTGCCCTCAAGAGAGGCACACCCACGTATGTTCTTGAAGAAGTCCCCATTGAAGTGCGAGACTTCACAGATGGCAAAGCAAAAGCAATGTATGAGGAGTTGAAACAGCTGGGTGCAATTATAGTGAAGTCGCAGGATGAGCTTTTGCATTTGCTTCACATTTCTGAGGAAAAAACTAAACCGGACCTGTTGGAACCTGCCTTGGTGGCGGACCACTTGAAGTCCAATTTGGCTTCCAAGGAAACTGATATAACAAACAAAACAAAAGCATAA
- a CDS encoding ABC transporter substrate-binding protein encodes MVNTRLAAIVAIVIIAVASIGVFMYYQGSTGNEPTPSSSPSPTFTPSPTPTVTSTPTSTPTPTANSPSPTSSPTTSPSNSPTSTVTPSPTATATASPSPSASPSPTATPTPSPTPSPTPVFPVSVTDDEGNTITLNQYPQRIVSLAPANTQMIFAVGAGNAVVGVTDYCNYPYNFSAWIAAGNMSSIGNYYQPAIEPIVELNPDLIVASLGSIDAADQLRSLGYNVLTLNPADLDEIMQDMLKLGQATGHDTDAQNEVATMQQRIDVVVNGVKTATTRPLVYHEIWSDPYMSVGSTSFVTDMINMAGGQNIFENATEAYPVVSSEAIIEENPDIMVFPTQMGVESFWGNYSTVAARAGWGSITAVVNNKMYTVSGDIIDEPGPRQVESLELLAKIIHPEIFGEYHDTS; translated from the coding sequence ATGGTGAATACACGTTTAGCCGCAATCGTTGCAATTGTTATAATCGCGGTTGCTTCAATCGGCGTCTTCATGTACTATCAAGGATCCACAGGCAACGAGCCTACGCCCAGCAGTTCGCCTTCTCCCACATTTACTCCATCCCCCACCCCAACGGTTACAAGTACTCCAACAAGCACCCCTACCCCGACAGCGAATAGTCCGTCTCCCACCTCCTCACCGACAACCTCACCTTCCAACAGTCCCACCTCAACTGTAACTCCTTCTCCAACAGCCACCGCAACGGCTTCGCCCTCTCCTTCTGCTTCTCCTTCCCCCACAGCTACCCCTACGCCTTCACCGACTCCATCCCCTACACCTGTGTTTCCAGTGTCTGTAACTGACGACGAAGGTAACACCATTACCTTAAACCAGTACCCTCAACGGATTGTTTCGTTGGCTCCCGCTAACACGCAAATGATTTTCGCTGTTGGCGCAGGCAACGCTGTCGTGGGTGTCACAGACTACTGCAACTATCCCTACAACTTCTCCGCTTGGATAGCGGCAGGGAACATGTCCAGCATAGGCAACTATTACCAACCCGCAATCGAGCCCATCGTGGAATTGAACCCTGACTTGATTGTGGCAAGTTTAGGAAGTATTGACGCTGCTGACCAACTTCGAAGTTTAGGCTACAACGTTTTAACCCTAAACCCTGCAGACCTTGACGAAATTATGCAGGATATGCTCAAGTTAGGTCAAGCGACAGGACACGACACTGACGCCCAAAACGAAGTTGCAACCATGCAGCAAAGAATAGATGTTGTCGTTAACGGAGTGAAAACTGCAACTACCCGACCTCTGGTGTACCATGAAATCTGGAGCGACCCCTACATGAGCGTTGGCAGCACATCCTTTGTCACCGACATGATAAACATGGCTGGCGGACAAAACATCTTTGAAAACGCAACCGAAGCATACCCCGTTGTCAGCTCCGAAGCCATAATCGAAGAGAACCCCGACATCATGGTTTTCCCCACACAGATGGGTGTGGAAAGTTTCTGGGGCAACTACTCAACTGTAGCTGCTAGAGCTGGCTGGGGCTCAATAACTGCTGTTGTCAACAACAAAATGTACACTGTAAGCGGCGACATCATCGACGAGCCTGGACCCCGACAAGTCGAATCGCTGGAGCTTCTCGCAAAGATAATTCACCCCGAGATATTCGGCGAATACCACGATACATCATAA
- a CDS encoding FecCD family ABC transporter permease, which produces MDTNKKQNAPIRKSRWKAYFLLLILVFLGTIFLSLNMGFSQIPPLDTLQILLKNIPFIGDSITLTPFQAAKEPIIMLVRLPRIVCGALVGAALATSGMIFQGLFRNPMADPYTTSASSGASLGAALAIVFSISIFGLGTIPIFAFIGCMVSVLVVYSISRVGSRVPITTLLLSGIAVSIFELAIVTYLQTIAGDKLGPLTFWLIGSLSSTRTTWTGVSTILPFVLFGVIVTFLYSRDLNLLTLGEDQAQHLGMNIERTKLILMLIGALLAGAAVSISGLIGFIGLMVPHLARLLVGPDHKVLLPASIFTGAIFLVLCDGLTRFLTSPTSPSEVPVGVITAVTGVVFFLFLLRRKKRIDAL; this is translated from the coding sequence TTGGACACTAACAAAAAACAAAATGCACCTATTCGCAAGTCACGCTGGAAAGCATATTTCCTCTTGCTTATACTAGTTTTTCTGGGAACCATCTTCTTGTCCCTAAACATGGGTTTCTCCCAGATTCCCCCTCTGGACACTCTTCAGATTCTTTTAAAAAACATCCCGTTCATCGGCGACTCCATAACTCTCACGCCCTTCCAAGCTGCCAAAGAACCCATAATAATGCTGGTACGCTTACCACGCATCGTCTGCGGAGCTCTGGTCGGCGCCGCACTGGCAACTTCAGGCATGATATTTCAAGGGCTGTTCCGAAACCCCATGGCTGACCCCTACACCACCAGCGCATCCTCTGGTGCTTCTCTGGGCGCAGCCTTAGCCATAGTGTTTAGCATCTCCATCTTCGGGCTTGGAACCATACCCATCTTTGCCTTTATAGGCTGCATGGTGTCCGTGCTTGTGGTTTACTCCATTTCTCGAGTCGGCTCCCGAGTCCCAATAACCACCCTGCTGCTGTCAGGTATCGCAGTAAGCATCTTTGAGTTAGCTATTGTGACGTACCTGCAAACCATCGCAGGCGACAAACTGGGGCCTTTGACTTTCTGGTTAATCGGCAGCTTAAGCTCCACCCGAACCACTTGGACAGGCGTTTCAACCATCTTGCCCTTTGTCCTGTTTGGTGTTATTGTCACTTTCCTCTATTCACGGGACCTCAACCTGCTCACTTTGGGCGAAGACCAAGCCCAACACTTAGGAATGAACATTGAACGAACCAAACTGATACTCATGTTGATTGGTGCCCTGCTGGCGGGTGCAGCGGTTTCCATAAGCGGCTTAATCGGCTTCATAGGCTTAATGGTGCCCCACCTTGCAAGGTTACTGGTTGGACCCGACCACAAAGTCCTGCTTCCCGCCTCCATATTCACAGGTGCCATATTCCTCGTCCTCTGCGACGGCTTAACGCGGTTCCTGACCTCCCCCACCTCCCCCAGCGAAGTGCCCGTGGGCGTCATCACCGCAGTGACAGGCGTGGTTTTCTTCCTGTTCCTCCTACGAAGAAAGAAAAGGATCGATGCACTTTGA
- a CDS encoding NTP transferase domain-containing protein — translation MKTTALVMAGGKGTRMALTQEKPLLEVGGKPVVSLVLDALANAEKLNSVVVAVSDYTPKTAAYLAGFSVKVVKTPGKEYVSDMGYAVKVLGLETVLAIAADMPLITGEIIDDVLEKYVSCGKSALVVAVPLETKRKLGMSLGYAFDHEGQQVVPAGININDGRRIDDEELEQDVYVLDRVEVAVNINTVDELKRAQELFAQTHKT, via the coding sequence ATGAAAACCACCGCGCTGGTTATGGCGGGCGGTAAAGGCACCCGCATGGCGTTGACGCAGGAAAAGCCGCTGCTTGAGGTGGGCGGAAAACCCGTGGTCTCACTCGTTCTTGACGCGTTGGCAAACGCGGAGAAGCTGAATTCAGTGGTGGTGGCGGTAAGCGATTACACCCCAAAAACCGCCGCGTACCTCGCCGGCTTTTCCGTGAAAGTGGTCAAAACGCCAGGCAAAGAATACGTTTCCGACATGGGCTACGCAGTCAAAGTGCTAGGGCTGGAAACGGTGCTGGCAATTGCAGCTGACATGCCCCTGATTACAGGCGAAATCATCGACGATGTTCTAGAAAAGTACGTCTCATGTGGAAAGTCTGCGTTGGTGGTGGCTGTCCCCTTAGAAACTAAGCGTAAACTGGGCATGAGTTTGGGTTACGCTTTTGACCATGAGGGGCAACAAGTGGTTCCCGCAGGCATAAACATCAACGACGGTAGACGAATCGACGATGAAGAACTCGAACAGGATGTCTACGTGTTGGACAGGGTGGAGGTCGCCGTAAACATCAACACAGTGGACGAGTTGAAACGAGCACAGGAACTTTTTGCCCAGACGCATAAAACTTAG